From the Maioricimonas rarisocia genome, one window contains:
- a CDS encoding leucine-rich repeat domain-containing protein, with protein sequence MSDAGLVAIANECPNVEEVVVESAVLTGAALACLDSWPRLRSLLVTSMPLLGDRGVDAIGVSRDLSELYLDNCGISNASLNVIGGLSHLWSVSLCSNRIGDQGVKRVGALKQLRLLQLNCTDVTGAGLACLSDVKRMYLHMNGCPVDDSGIGECLRALPSLGLLALNDTRVTDAAMQGIASLALLEDLRLEGTAVTDEGVLSLLQHPSLCRVYLRRTNVSQAVIARLRSESAKRLIVYA encoded by the coding sequence GTGAGTGATGCAGGGCTTGTTGCGATCGCCAATGAGTGCCCCAATGTTGAAGAAGTCGTTGTCGAGAGTGCCGTTTTGACTGGTGCTGCATTGGCCTGCCTGGACTCATGGCCGAGGCTGAGGAGCCTTTTGGTGACATCAATGCCTCTGCTTGGTGATCGAGGGGTGGATGCAATTGGCGTGAGCCGCGACCTTAGTGAGCTGTACCTTGACAACTGTGGTATTTCAAATGCAAGTCTCAATGTGATCGGAGGGCTGTCACATCTGTGGAGTGTGTCGTTGTGTAGCAACCGCATTGGCGATCAGGGCGTCAAGAGGGTGGGGGCCTTAAAGCAGCTCAGGCTGTTGCAGCTCAATTGCACGGACGTGACTGGGGCGGGGCTGGCGTGTCTGTCCGATGTGAAGCGGATGTATTTGCATATGAACGGGTGCCCAGTTGACGATTCAGGTATTGGTGAATGCCTGCGCGCGCTTCCGAGTTTAGGGTTGTTGGCGCTGAACGACACGCGGGTTACCGATGCCGCCATGCAGGGGATTGCGTCCTTGGCGTTGCTGGAAGATCTGCGGCTCGAAGGTACTGCAGTGACCGACGAAGGAGTGTTGTCGTTGCTGCAACACCCATCATTGTGCAGGGTCTACTTGAGGAGAACAAATGTGTCACAAGCCGTCATCGCAAGGTTGAGATCAGAGAGTGCGAAACGCCTGATCGTGTACGCATGA
- a CDS encoding DUF1501 domain-containing protein: protein MYRRFCSQCTTSTARRDALRTLSAGFGYLAFAALATADTDKQGTTLLPHKPHFQPRAKRVIFLCMRGGPSHVDTFDYKPRLKQDHGRTSAYGSPWWASPWTFNRHGDSGLWISQLFPNLARHADDLCLLHGMHCDQPAHAQAFIQMHTGSFQSVRPSLGAWTLYGLGSESRNLPGFISINPPTATGGAQNYGSAFLPAAYQGTRFTIQDSSQRNRRIDQLRRGEANPYGINNAVNERLTRTQQRDQLDLINALNREKLARDQHNPLVEGAIANYELAFRMQDAVPGVMDLSDETEETLALYGINEDPTDGFGRQCLLARRFAEAGVRFIELGHGSWDQHSNIQTALANNCAETDKPIAGLLADLKRRDLLKDTLVLWGGEFGRTPYSDSGTGRDHNHKGYTMWMAGGGVKGGFRHGRTDEHGYEAVEGRMHVHDWHATVLHLLGLDHEQLTYRYAGREMRLTDVAGSVASDVIL, encoded by the coding sequence ATGTATCGCCGCTTCTGTTCACAGTGTACGACATCCACTGCGCGACGCGACGCCCTGCGGACACTCTCCGCAGGTTTCGGCTATCTCGCGTTTGCAGCCCTTGCCACAGCCGATACGGACAAACAGGGCACGACACTTCTCCCGCACAAACCCCACTTTCAGCCGCGCGCCAAACGGGTCATTTTCCTCTGCATGCGTGGCGGGCCATCGCACGTCGACACCTTCGACTACAAGCCGCGACTCAAGCAGGATCACGGACGGACATCGGCTTACGGTTCTCCCTGGTGGGCATCGCCCTGGACGTTCAATCGGCACGGTGACAGCGGACTGTGGATTTCGCAGCTGTTTCCGAACCTTGCACGGCATGCCGATGACCTCTGCCTGCTGCACGGAATGCATTGTGATCAACCTGCACATGCACAGGCTTTCATTCAGATGCACACCGGAAGCTTTCAGTCGGTACGGCCGTCGCTGGGTGCCTGGACGCTGTACGGCCTGGGGAGTGAGAGTCGGAACCTGCCGGGGTTCATCTCCATCAATCCGCCGACAGCGACGGGCGGGGCGCAGAACTATGGCAGCGCGTTCCTGCCGGCGGCGTATCAGGGGACAAGGTTCACGATCCAGGACAGTTCGCAGCGAAACCGGCGGATCGACCAGCTCCGCCGCGGAGAGGCCAATCCTTACGGCATCAACAACGCCGTGAATGAGCGGCTGACGCGAACACAGCAGCGCGATCAACTCGATCTGATCAACGCACTCAACCGGGAAAAGCTGGCACGTGACCAGCACAATCCCCTGGTTGAAGGAGCCATCGCGAATTATGAACTGGCATTCCGCATGCAAGATGCGGTCCCCGGTGTGATGGATCTCTCCGACGAAACGGAAGAAACGCTGGCGCTGTACGGAATCAATGAGGATCCGACCGACGGATTCGGCCGTCAGTGTCTGCTTGCCCGACGATTTGCCGAGGCCGGCGTGCGATTCATCGAACTGGGGCACGGCAGCTGGGACCAGCACAGCAACATCCAGACTGCGCTGGCGAACAACTGCGCCGAAACCGACAAGCCGATCGCAGGACTGCTCGCGGACCTGAAACGCCGCGACCTGCTCAAGGACACCCTGGTCCTCTGGGGAGGAGAATTCGGCCGCACGCCGTACTCCGATTCCGGAACAGGCCGTGACCACAACCATAAAGGCTACACCATGTGGATGGCGGGCGGCGGTGTAAAAGGCGGCTTCCGACATGGCCGCACCGACGAGCATGGTTACGAAGCGGTGGAGGGCCGCATGCATGTCCACGACTGGCACGCGACGGTGCTGCACCTGCTCGGCCTCGATCACGAGCAACTGACCTACCGCTATGCCGGCCGCGAAATGCGGTTGACGGACGTCGCGGGATCCGTGGCATCCGATGTGATTCTCTGA
- a CDS encoding sigma-70 family RNA polymerase sigma factor: MKSGERQPEADETAAFMALLMQHRHRLYAFITKQLVNPADVEDVFQKTSIVLWKKRSEFDSEGSFFHWACGIAFNEVRNFLTVQRRSRLRFDLELVELLAREAADEDSLSQSRLEALRQCLSQLSDRQQTILRQCYAGTESITTIAEQLGRERTALYKQLARLREKLLDCIRRRLAQEGTPS; the protein is encoded by the coding sequence TTGAAGAGTGGAGAGAGACAGCCGGAGGCGGACGAAACCGCCGCATTCATGGCGTTGCTGATGCAGCACCGTCATCGGCTGTATGCCTTTATCACCAAGCAGCTCGTCAACCCGGCGGATGTTGAGGACGTGTTCCAGAAGACGAGTATCGTGCTGTGGAAGAAGAGGTCGGAGTTCGACTCCGAGGGGAGTTTCTTTCATTGGGCGTGCGGCATTGCCTTCAACGAAGTCCGCAACTTCCTGACAGTGCAGCGGCGGAGTCGACTGCGATTCGATCTCGAACTCGTCGAGCTGCTCGCTCGCGAGGCGGCCGATGAGGATTCACTCTCGCAGTCTCGATTGGAGGCGTTGCGCCAGTGCCTGTCGCAACTGTCGGATCGGCAACAGACCATCCTCAGGCAGTGTTACGCAGGAACAGAGTCCATCACCACCATCGCAGAGCAACTGGGGCGAGAGCGTACCGCCCTCTACAAGCAGCTGGCCCGCCTGCGTGAAAAACTGCTCGACTGCATTCGCCGCCGACTGGCACAGGAGGGAACGCCGTCATGA
- a CDS encoding FecR domain-containing protein → MSDQSLRQQIVDLIDGTISDTRHDALQERLKSDAAARRLFRELMDVEAGLRTWSADEGYSGNATLAGNRPSSRRRSWRLAMISTAVSLLAVAVWWTQRPDRDRFEQVEQRHPAAPPVSVPGESFLGRVVQRGDGVLQPTPSLQQGRFTAGTIRLASGAAELRFDSGTNVILEGPCELTVEAAHTARLLTGTVCVDVTEVSNGFVLETPEARIIDEGTQYAVVLDEEATEVHVFDGSVIWIPTDPVSGSEDRITSGEAHRFLRREPGRPHRIPFGQRQFVRRLEESVRQAAGGELIAYDGFENLAGRLRRGRSGFGWSGGWESARRGRGPLAEVIDAPDNIVFGMERSGRRLLALRGGDRIRRSFENPVALAPGTTLFISVLVRPRTPSVEADASVRIVLEPDSASPRYIRRHSVSFGVTSLGQPFLNNAGTVCETALPVPAGKTCLFIFRYLVDRRGSTSDLQIYRPDEPLDQREPDTWTESCHSSDSSPGFVAVRLTAGASRDWLVDELKVGTTWSSIVPSAEPRTERQQPAGALLVPDQ, encoded by the coding sequence ATGAGCGATCAGTCCCTCCGGCAGCAGATCGTCGATCTGATCGACGGCACCATCAGTGACACCAGGCACGACGCGCTGCAGGAACGTCTGAAGTCCGACGCTGCTGCACGTCGTCTGTTCCGCGAGTTGATGGATGTGGAAGCGGGTCTGCGAACCTGGTCCGCAGACGAAGGGTACAGTGGGAACGCAACTCTCGCCGGGAACAGGCCGTCGAGTCGCCGGAGGTCCTGGAGACTCGCGATGATTTCCACAGCGGTGAGTCTCCTGGCGGTCGCCGTCTGGTGGACGCAGCGGCCCGATCGGGACCGGTTCGAGCAGGTCGAGCAGCGACACCCGGCAGCGCCACCGGTGAGCGTGCCGGGCGAATCGTTCCTTGGCCGAGTGGTTCAGCGAGGTGACGGTGTGTTGCAGCCGACTCCGTCACTGCAGCAGGGACGATTCACCGCGGGAACGATCCGGTTAGCCTCGGGGGCCGCCGAGCTTCGCTTCGATTCGGGGACGAATGTCATCCTGGAAGGCCCATGTGAGCTGACCGTCGAAGCGGCCCACACGGCGCGGCTCCTCACTGGTACGGTCTGTGTCGATGTCACGGAAGTATCGAACGGGTTTGTGCTGGAAACTCCCGAAGCCCGGATCATCGATGAGGGGACACAGTATGCCGTCGTTCTGGATGAGGAGGCGACCGAAGTCCACGTCTTTGACGGCAGCGTGATCTGGATCCCGACAGACCCCGTCTCCGGTTCCGAGGACCGAATCACATCCGGTGAAGCACATCGCTTTCTGCGCAGGGAGCCGGGCCGGCCACATCGTATTCCATTCGGCCAGCGGCAGTTCGTGCGGCGCCTTGAGGAATCGGTTCGCCAGGCAGCTGGAGGCGAACTGATTGCCTACGACGGGTTCGAGAACCTGGCCGGCCGCTTGCGCCGCGGCCGCAGTGGATTCGGATGGTCCGGGGGATGGGAGTCTGCGCGACGGGGACGAGGCCCCCTTGCAGAGGTGATCGACGCACCGGATAACATCGTCTTCGGCATGGAACGGTCGGGACGCCGGTTACTTGCGCTGCGAGGCGGCGACAGGATACGGAGGTCATTCGAGAACCCAGTCGCACTGGCCCCGGGAACTACGTTGTTTATCAGCGTTCTGGTCCGTCCCCGGACGCCTTCGGTTGAGGCGGACGCTTCGGTGCGGATCGTCCTGGAGCCGGACTCGGCGTCGCCGAGATACATTCGACGCCATTCGGTGTCATTCGGTGTCACATCTCTGGGACAGCCGTTCCTCAACAACGCTGGGACGGTATGCGAGACGGCCTTGCCGGTGCCTGCAGGAAAGACGTGCCTGTTCATCTTCAGGTACCTGGTCGACCGCCGGGGCAGTACGTCCGACCTTCAAATCTACCGCCCCGACGAGCCGCTCGATCAACGTGAACCGGACACCTGGACTGAGTCCTGTCACTCTTCGGATTCTTCACCCGGATTCGTGGCAGTCCGACTGACAGCCGGGGCGTCGAGGGACTGGCTGGTGGATGAATTGAAGGTCGGCACAACGTGGTCTTCCATCGTGCCGTCCGCGGAGCCTCGAACGGAGCGCCAACAGCCGGCCGGCGCCTTGCTGGTCCCGGATCAGTAG
- a CDS encoding PSD1 and planctomycete cytochrome C domain-containing protein: MIQRALKSIVPIVGLVSAASGQIHTPSPEGTRFFESRIRPALVTHCYECHSAESGKARGGLRVDSRDALMRGGESGPAVIAKSLKESILYQALLYHDDGWQMPPKGKLPQTTIDDFRRWILMGAPDPRITSIRPAPESDLDLEAGRTFWAYQPLPETTPPPAGSTNWARTPIDRFVAAGWTDKDLHPVGDAAPQVLVRRLYFVLTGLPPSPADLQRWLPRLEVASDNVRQKVVAQLVDELLASDSYGERWGRHWLDVARYAESTGGDHNNVYQHAWRYRDYVIDAFNDDKPFDQFIREQIAGDLLPISNDSEWASNIIATGFLTIGVKSVGEEDQQRFFADLVDEQIDTMTRSFLATTVACARCHDHKFDPIPQADYYALAGIFRSTETHYGLLKAQARQATTLIDLTGMGPPAGTPDLNADEYAALIRQRDDAARALDEAMKQIRSGENVFRGLLRKLRSDRDETEAALQAYSSRGQPRVFAMGTQDRDAPLPTRLLIRGELDQPAQLVKRGVLQMLSPQDKHTLDSLTKDPGFRRHRTPGLPGLSYHSRSGRLELAEWIASPRNPLTARVITNRIWHWMFGRGLVRTVDDFGHAGETPSHPELLDYLAGRLIEQNWSIKALIHEIAMSRTWQLASTYDAHNFGIDPENRFCWRMNQRRLEAEALRDAMLAVSGQLDRQRPLGTYLRNVGEGGVGQNVFEPVIRSIDTRTRSVYLPRVRSVLPEMLELFDAPDASLVSGKRDTTSSPLQSLFLMNNRFVQDQAVALAGRLEDLPREEQITTAFELALGRSPTDRERQLASGFLVRFETDSNAIRQSSSPRGRFGSPAGRTGSRGMRRGRGRSSGPDAAPDRLPSDGSHLPPMSPLAIYCQALFGSMEFQMID, translated from the coding sequence GTGATTCAGCGTGCCCTGAAATCTATCGTGCCGATCGTCGGCCTGGTGTCGGCAGCATCCGGCCAGATCCACACTCCGTCTCCGGAAGGAACTCGGTTCTTCGAGTCCAGGATTCGTCCGGCACTGGTCACGCACTGCTACGAATGCCATTCCGCCGAATCAGGCAAGGCGAGGGGAGGGCTCCGGGTCGATTCCCGCGACGCACTGATGCGCGGTGGCGAGTCCGGCCCGGCAGTGATCGCGAAGTCACTCAAAGAGAGCATCCTGTATCAGGCACTGCTCTACCACGACGACGGCTGGCAGATGCCGCCGAAAGGGAAGCTGCCTCAGACGACCATCGACGACTTCCGCCGCTGGATACTGATGGGGGCTCCCGATCCCCGCATCACCTCGATCCGTCCGGCCCCGGAGAGTGACCTCGACCTCGAAGCAGGACGGACGTTCTGGGCATATCAGCCGTTGCCAGAGACAACACCACCGCCAGCCGGATCAACGAACTGGGCGAGGACCCCGATCGACCGGTTTGTCGCAGCAGGCTGGACCGACAAGGACTTGCATCCGGTCGGGGATGCGGCACCGCAGGTGCTGGTCCGGCGGTTGTACTTCGTTCTGACGGGCCTGCCCCCTTCGCCCGCAGACCTGCAGCGGTGGCTCCCCAGGCTGGAGGTCGCAAGTGACAACGTGCGTCAGAAGGTTGTCGCACAACTGGTCGATGAGTTGCTGGCGTCAGACAGCTATGGAGAACGCTGGGGTCGGCACTGGCTGGATGTCGCCCGGTACGCAGAGTCAACGGGAGGTGACCACAACAACGTCTACCAGCACGCCTGGCGGTATCGAGACTACGTGATCGATGCATTCAACGACGACAAACCGTTCGATCAGTTTATCCGGGAACAGATCGCAGGCGATCTGTTGCCCATCTCGAACGACTCGGAGTGGGCCAGCAACATCATCGCAACCGGGTTCCTGACGATCGGCGTGAAATCGGTCGGCGAAGAGGATCAACAGAGGTTCTTTGCCGACCTCGTCGACGAGCAGATTGACACGATGACACGGTCGTTTCTGGCCACCACGGTCGCGTGCGCCCGTTGTCACGACCATAAGTTCGATCCCATTCCCCAGGCCGACTACTACGCGCTGGCCGGCATCTTCCGCTCGACAGAGACGCACTATGGTCTCCTCAAGGCACAAGCCCGGCAGGCGACAACACTCATCGATCTGACCGGGATGGGCCCACCGGCCGGGACGCCTGACCTCAATGCGGACGAATACGCCGCCCTCATCCGACAGCGTGACGACGCGGCCAGGGCACTCGACGAAGCGATGAAGCAGATCCGCTCCGGAGAAAACGTCTTTCGCGGACTCCTCCGGAAGCTGCGGTCCGACCGCGACGAAACGGAAGCCGCGTTGCAAGCCTACTCGAGTCGCGGCCAGCCCCGTGTCTTTGCGATGGGTACGCAGGACCGGGATGCGCCGCTGCCGACGCGTCTGCTGATACGCGGAGAACTGGATCAGCCCGCTCAGCTCGTGAAACGTGGCGTTCTGCAGATGCTCAGTCCACAGGACAAACACACGCTGGATTCATTGACGAAAGATCCAGGTTTCCGCCGACATCGTACTCCCGGACTGCCGGGTCTCTCATACCACAGCCGGAGCGGGCGGCTGGAACTGGCGGAGTGGATCGCCAGCCCGAGAAACCCGCTAACGGCCCGCGTCATCACCAATCGGATCTGGCACTGGATGTTCGGCCGGGGACTGGTACGCACGGTCGATGACTTCGGCCATGCGGGAGAGACACCGAGCCACCCGGAACTGCTCGATTACCTCGCGGGTCGACTGATTGAACAGAACTGGTCCATCAAGGCGCTCATCCACGAAATCGCGATGTCGCGAACATGGCAGCTCGCATCAACGTACGACGCACACAATTTCGGCATCGATCCGGAAAACCGGTTCTGCTGGCGGATGAATCAGCGGCGTCTCGAGGCCGAGGCGTTGCGAGACGCAATGCTCGCCGTGTCGGGACAACTGGACCGGCAGCGTCCACTCGGTACCTACCTCCGGAATGTGGGAGAAGGAGGCGTCGGGCAGAACGTGTTTGAACCGGTCATCCGGTCGATCGACACCCGTACCCGATCTGTGTATCTCCCGCGCGTTCGAAGCGTACTCCCGGAGATGCTGGAACTGTTTGACGCTCCCGATGCGAGTCTGGTCAGTGGCAAGCGCGACACGACCTCCAGTCCCCTGCAGTCCCTCTTCCTGATGAACAACCGGTTTGTACAGGACCAGGCGGTCGCACTTGCCGGGCGGCTCGAAGATCTTCCCCGGGAGGAACAGATCACCACCGCATTCGAGCTTGCATTGGGACGATCACCAACCGACCGCGAACGACAGCTCGCATCCGGGTTTCTCGTCCGATTCGAAACCGACAGCAACGCGATCCGGCAATCGAGCAGCCCGCGCGGGCGATTCGGAAGTCCTGCAGGAAGAACCGGCTCCCGTGGTATGCGTCGCGGCCGTGGTCGATCCTCCGGGCCGGATGCCGCACCGGATCGGTTGCCGAGCGATGGAAGTCATCTGCCCCCCATGAGCCCGCTGGCGATCTACTGCCAGGCCCTGTTCGGTTCGATGGAATTCCAGATGATCGATTGA